In the Arachis stenosperma cultivar V10309 chromosome 8, arast.V10309.gnm1.PFL2, whole genome shotgun sequence genome, ATAGATGAACAAAGACAAAAGATGAGTGGTGGAGTTGATGGTTCATGGATTGACAATATATAgtagagagaaagaagaagcgaCAAGAAAAATATGGTTAATTAATATAGGATTTGGTGGTTGATAATGATTTttgtaaataatattattaatgtgtttaaaattgattcaatattactttattttaaattaattcataaatcttaatattaagaTAATCATTCGGATATTTAGTAAATTAAATATTCAGTCATTATTAACGGTATATAAGTAAATCGAATCAAAAGAAATAATCattcaattaaaataattaacataaaaaaagaataaatagacaataaaaatactaaacaatATGAAGAATAAATATATTAGATATTCAATTAGTTAAGtgtaggggtggcaaacgggcctAAACCCGCCGGGCCGGCCCGCGTAACCCGCAAAAAAAGGCGGGCTGGGCTGGAAAATCGGGACCGCCAAATAGCAAAAGCCCGCCTAACCCGCACCGCTTAAACCGCGGGTTTTGGCgggctttggcggggcggggcgggcttccccgccgGGCTAAGGTTTTTATTAGGGGgtattttgcaatttttttgtCAATACCTAACTTCCCCCAACCTAACTTACAAGagtatgaagataaaaattgagtgttttgaattatgtttatgttattttggagacaatatttataattatttggattatatttattttgctttggagagaatattatactttattttgaatgaaaatttggtttataattatatttattagatatttataattacaaagactttaatgtttgtgaatataaaaaatataattttttatgccattagaaattataaatttattaatatgattgtgaaatatatatacttagtagttaatagtaaaaaaaaaaaaaaagaggagcttTGGCGGGCTTAGCCCGCCAGCCCGCCAGCCCGCAGTTAGGCGGGGCGGGCTAGGATTCTAAGACCGCCTCactaggcggggcggggcggggcggggcgggcttccccgcttgccacccctaGTTAAGTGTGTTGATAATTAtcctaatattaagatttagataGATAATTTAGAAGTATAATGTGTTTTTactttattaaattaattttagaatttattgtTCACATTTTTCACAAAAGTTATTGTCTATCTAATAAAATTCCATCCATAATTATCTGTATTACTATTGAATTGAATATtcaatatattttattgttCACATTGAATATCCaatatatttattgttaatattatttaatattatcatTGTCTCCGTAACatagaatttaattaattaattgcaTGCAGGTCCAATTCTGTTGGAGGATTATCAATTTGTGGAGAAGCTTGCAAACTTCGACAGGGAGCGGATCCCGGAGCGTGTAGTGCACGCGAGGGGAGCTAGCGCTAAGGGCTTCTTCGAAGTGACACACGACGTTTCACACCTAACATGCGCCGACTTCCTCCGCGCCCCGGGAGTGCAAACCCCCGTCATCGTCCGTTTCTCCACCGTCATCCACGAGCGCGGCAGCCCCGAGACCATCCGCGACCCCCGCGGCTTCGCCACCAAGTTTTACACCCGCGAAGGCAACTTCGATCTCGTCGGCAACAACTTCCCCGTGTTCTTCATCCGCGACGCCATGAAATTCCCTGACGTCATCCACGCCTTCAAGCCAAACCCCAAGTCCAACGTCCAAGAGAATTGGCGCATTCTCGACTTCCTCTCCCACCATCCCGAAAGCTTCAACACTTTCACGTGGTTCTATGATGACGTGGGCATCCCCATCAATTACCGTCACATGGAGGGTTTCGGTGTTCACACCTACACTCTCCTCAACAAAGCTGGCAAGGTTCTGTATGTCAAGTTTCACTGGAAGCCAAGTTGCGGCGTTAAGTCCCTTCTAGAAGAAGAGGCCATTCGCATCGGAGGAACCAACCACAGCCACGCAACGCAAGATTTGTATGATTCCATCGCTGCGGGTAACTACCCCGAATGGAAGCTCTACTTTCAGACTATGGACCCTGATCACGAGGACAATTTTGACTTTGACCCTCTTGACACTACCAAGACTTGGCCGGAGGATATTCTTCCTCTTCAGCCTGTTGGTCGCTTGGTTTTGAACAAGAACATTGATAATTTCTTCGCTGAGAATGAAATGCTTGCTTTCAGTATGCATGTGGTGCCCGGTATTAGCTACTCCAATGATAAGATGCTTCAAGGTAGGATCTTCGCTTATGCTGACACTCAGAGGCATAGGCTTGGTCCTAACTATCTTCAGATTCCTGTTAATGCTCCAAAATGTGCTCATCATAACAAT is a window encoding:
- the LOC130944231 gene encoding catalase-like, with the translated sequence MDPYKYRPSSAFNTPFWTTNSGNPVWNNNSVLTVGNRGPILLEDYQFVEKLANFDRERIPERVVHARGASAKGFFEVTHDVSHLTCADFLRAPGVQTPVIVRFSTVIHERGSPETIRDPRGFATKFYTREGNFDLVGNNFPVFFIRDAMKFPDVIHAFKPNPKSNVQENWRILDFLSHHPESFNTFTWFYDDVGIPINYRHMEGFGVHTYTLLNKAGKVLYVKFHWKPSCGVKSLLEEEAIRIGGTNHSHATQDLYDSIAAGNYPEWKLYFQTMDPDHEDNFDFDPLDTTKTWPEDILPLQPVGRLVLNKNIDNFFAENEMLAFSMHVVPGISYSNDKMLQGRIFAYADTQRHRLGPNYLQIPVNAPKCAHHNNHHDGFMNFMHRDEEVNYFPSRFDPVRHAERVPMSNALISGQRERSVIVKENNFKEGGDRYRSWAPDRQERFIRRWIEALSDQRLTHEIRSIWISYLTQADRSLGQKVASRLNVRPNI